The Balaenoptera acutorostrata chromosome 15, mBalAcu1.1, whole genome shotgun sequence genome contains a region encoding:
- the LKAAEAR1 gene encoding protein LKAAEAR1: MQPEPTKGTARRVPRERAGKGAQGAGARVGCAKAEPPTPGWALTLEGLAAMRPAQRHSHLLFGDLLEDVGAAASVFPSESAELGYRMPDPRAWTLPLEPPAQRQDRVLGVLKAAEARGRVRALRLRYARLRAEEVSLLILRQKSARAALRLELFLPPQLKPTRIPDPLDRQERRRVETILEEKVDGSIFPR; encoded by the exons ATGCAGCCAGAGCCGACGAAGGGGACCGCGCGCAGGGTCCCGCGGGAGCGAGCGGGCAAGGGCGCGCAGGGCGCAGGGGCCCGCGTGGGGTGTGCCAAGGCGGAGCCCCCGACGCCGGGCTGGGCCCTCACGCTGGAGGGGCTGGCGGCCATGCGGCCCGCGCAGCGCCACAGCCACCTGCTCTTCGGCGACCTGCTGGAGGACGTGGGCGCGGCCGCCTCCGTCTTCCCGAGCGAGTCAGCGGAGCTGGGGTACCGCATGCCTGACCCGCGCGCGTGGACGCTGCCGCTCGAGCCGCCCGCGCAGCGCCAGGACCGGGTCCTCGGCGTCCTCAAGGCCGCCGAGGCCCGCGGCCGAGTCCGCGCTCTCCGACTGCGCTACGCCCGCCTGCGG GCGGAGGAAGTCTCGCTCCTCATCCTGCGGCAGAAGTCCGCGCGCGCCGCCCTCCGGCTGGAGCTGTTCCTGCCGCCGCAGCTGAAGCCCACGCGGATCCCAGACCCCCTGGACCGTCAAGAG CGGAGGCGCGTGGAAACCATTCTGGAGGAGAAAGTCGACGGCAGCATCTTCCCGCGCTGA